TGGTGCATTTAATGGTAGTTCATACAATCAAACATTAACTCAGACTGGTCCATTCTACATCAATTTACATGTAGATGGAACAAATAAGCATTACACTACACTTGTTTGGTTAATGAAAAACCAATGACCAATTTGTTGGGCATGTGGGACAACAGAACATGCACTTCCCACAAAGCTGTTGCTTGTTGATGAGGAGCTGGCCTCCTGACAGGgcctggtttcttccaaggttTTCTGAAATTTCTGTCTCCCTTGGTGTTAGAGTTCCTTGCCACTATCACTTCGTAgttgtttagttggggacacttaaaaTTCTGCAATATTATTGAATGTACTGACACTGTTggatgagaactgaactgagctggatgatgacatcactgttttctaCATGACTGCTTTAGAGCTGAATTGAACTACATTCATAATTGATGAtctttacacagttattgaatGGAACTGAATCAACAGTGAACTGATCTCAGCTGACAAAGAcactattgttgtttttttagagctgctttactgtAGCATTGATCTTTGtttgcaattttatttgcaatattttcctgtttatcctttttaagttttttttaaagattattttttttttatagttgtataAAAATAATGGTGACTTAACTTGTTCTAATAATCATGAAGTGTGACTTACCAGTGGTAGAACTTGAATCTTGGCCTCCAATTTGGTGTGCGTAGAAGTGTTTGGACAGCACAAGCCAAGTTTACAAAGAGGTAACACATCAAGAAAAACCTGCAAAGTAGAAATTGGAagcagggttattacagttaactaaaattaaaaacataaaaaacatagcTGCAGTCCCtatatttagccttttttttcGCCATCTCTGTCTGAAAACCCGCTACTgcagctgtttgcagaattatctTCCTTGCATGGGTTGTGCTCCAACGCgaatgaatctaatgttttgaggagtatgtgtgtgtggcagtcagtcaccgcaccgatgtggatatttactgtacttcagaatcacagattctagcctacgtcttggaatatatgacccaaataagaattttcactttatattgtcatctgaacaagtaagtagcaagtctgccacgtttgttctgaccaactgaggaacaaagcattacaataaatgatttaatctaaattagctcatatcacatcaaactgtacaaatgattattattgttctACTATattctcaaattgttaatgttaacaacatcagcattgcgtgaCTATGTGAATATAGTGTGTATAAGCAAGCAGATtacaatttctgtacagtctaatcccTAATTGTCATACCACTCAAATTTCATatcaagaaattattttaacccaaaaagctaaTTATGCTTCCTTCagataataatttaaattcaaactATTACCTAAACTtaaaatagtatctcaatgataccgAACACAAAAATTCACAAACCGAGTAGCAGAACTGCATTTACAATGCAGGCACAATTATAGCAATTTTAgttgataaaattttttttattattatttttataattttttttaatgtatttattttatttttgtatgtgtcaCTTAAATTTCAAGCTTTTACTCCCAAaatcagtaaagaaaaaaaaaaacctgtctgagtctagttttgttagaaataaaaaaatgtgaaagcaaATGGAACACACTCACATTGAGAGGATGGGAGCAACATTATCCAGGGAACCAATGAGGATCCCAATCTCACAGATCGCTGCAGTTAGGAGTAAGGCCCAGGTTGGCTCACCATTAGATTTACTGTGACCAAACACCTACCAGTAAGAAGTACGTCATGTTAGGCTTCATAGTCAAGACAATTTTGTCAAGTGCTTTCTTTCTATAAATCTTCTGTGAGCGAgaactaatcaaacacacctatgcctcaaaacatgtaaatgtaaCTTTACCTAATCACAAAGTGAAGCCAGGGCATGTTGTTACCTGTAAGAACGGCATGATGCCATCTCGAGATATAGCCTGTAAGATCCTGGGAGCACCGGTGAGGCTCTGTAGCCCCGCCCCACAACAGGAGAAAAATGAGCCAATCACAATCACCCATGACGATGGCCAAGCTAGTGTGGCAACAACTAGACTTCCGTTAACTGACTCTCCATACCTATTACGAAAGCAAGCATGCAAAAACACGTAAAAACAGGAAGAATATATTACATGTGAAAACTGTGACTGCAGATCTTATCTGAATTGCTTTagcaaacatttttgtaaaccCCAGCTGTTACCAAATAGCACTTACTTGTCTCGCAACACCACACCATCAATACATGCTCCAAATAACACCACACAGGAAATGTCTGTTTAGCATCATTAAGGTATTCATCCCACttggtaaataattaattataacattgTTTACAAAACAAACTGCTTAATATTCTTTCCTTagaggtttcattttttttttttttttttttgcagaaaaagaTACAGATGAAAGAGGTGGTTGCAATGGCCATAATGGTACCAGTGGGAATGGACCTCTGAGGGTCTCTAAGATCTCCAGACCTGTTCGACCCAGCCATGATTCCTGTGAAaatcagagaaaaacatttaatgtgtttCATAATACTTGTACTACTACCTTTACAGCAGGATAGTGTTGACAGAGTCTGTAATGTTACACATTTTTTACTCTCTGTGTACAGTAAATCCTGTCAGTGATGCCTGATTCACTAAAGAATCACTCTTTTGACTTTGCTCCTTCTAAATAATAAGCCAAGTGGGTTAGAAAATTGTCTTGAAATAGTTTACGATTCCATCTGAATCATTCGCATAGATCACTCACACATTGAATCATACACATTGTGTAACATCTTGAAGGGCATGCACTGCTCACTTTTTTGCTGCTTTTGGCCTTCATAAACATAactgtttttacataaacaattGGAATAGACACACCGTAACCCTAAATTAAATTGTCTATTTCAGACGCTGTCACACCCCACAACCTTATCATCTGCACAGAGAAACTgccactcaaaacacacacataatgatGGACTTAAAGAGGATTGTAGAATTTCACTGGAACTTGGTCTTCATTACatctattttctgtttctgttctgtgttGTACTTATTTTTACCACTTTCAAAATCCctcattaattttaattacattgaaATCCACCAGTGCTACAAAAAATTCACCTTTCTaccgaagaaagaaagtcatactctTTTGAAATACCTGTAACTGAAGGGAAGTAGATTCCAACCAGAAGGGTGAAGAAGGTAGTGATGTCATTGAAGACATATGGCATTTCACTGGTTTTATCCGAAGCTGGTTCTGAACTCTTTCCCTCCTTCTCCACTATTGTCTTGTATTTTCCATAGTGTGCCCACATGTTATCTGTAGGAGAAAGATTAACACTTAGTAAAACACTGAGCTGTCTAAATTGAAGTCTTATGTGACaatgcatcaaaacaaacaaactgtttaattttGTTATCATCATGCAATCTGGTGGTGTACAACTAATTTAAATGAGATGAGATTTGTATAACTTGGTGTGTAATTTTATTTGAGTATTCACCTGATATGACCCCGCTGAGCAAGCCAGGAACAGCTTGAATCACTGTTAAATtgttttgggtgaagtattcatTGCATGTTTCATTTCCTAAATCACCTTTACAAAAAAGCGTCCATAGTTTGGTAGGGGTGGTGACGTTGTTGATGACCTCAGTCTTTTGACACTTGTCAAACATAGAATTTTGCAACATGCGGTTGCCTAACAGACAGACTCTGTGGAAGTACAAAAGAGACCATAAATGTAATTGTGTTCAAACAATATGCTCCATCGCATTAGATATATCTTAAAGATTTAAACATTGTAAATTAAGCTGTAGCATATTTTAATTGAATCCTAGGCCAGGTGTTTATAGACCCTATTGAGACCAACAAACCATCTGAGGGTTGTCCcccctaaaaatatgattaaaaaccagcTGTGCATTgtatataacaatgtttaatacCTTAAATAACTGTGTTAGtagtaaataaacacaaactcaaacaaggcaaaaatgcattttaagtttagaaacattttaaatctccCCTCCCTTGCCTTAcagctttggtccaaatgcctgctttcctcttttacatcacctacacacatacacacacgagtccggtgagagagaacaaagccaatagttgtggaactcccATAAGTAAGGCTGTCAAGGCTAATTTATTGACTTAAACatcggatgaagtgattattttctctttaatacagatgatgccaatgtatttttcgatgagtccACTATGTTAGCAGTAATAACGTTAACTTGCTTGAGgcaaagggttgccaggttttcagaACAAAACCCCCCCATTTGCTACTCAAACCTAGCCCATCATTCTAAATTCACATGTAGTTATTTGGGTTTAGTGTTCAAAGTATAATTCTATTGTTTGTCCGACCTGAATGTGACATAATAATTTGTACACTTGAACACAGCATAATGTTTTATGCTGTGTGGAGTTTAAATgaccatgtaataaaaaaatcacaccacTACTCACTGAGAATCGGGAGGCTTGATGGCGGATTGGATGACCCCTGCATAGATGGCCATAATTGACAGCATTACGCAGGACAGGAAGACCAAGGCCAGCTTGTTGACATATTTCACTCCAACAAATACTACCAGAACCATGATAGCTAAACAGCATGTCCCATAAATGCGCATGTTATTTTGCATTCCGTTTGGCTCTCCAGTCCCTGCTTTAAACACAGCTGCATTGGGCATTATGTATGTCTGTAACAGGATATGAAAGGAGAGAAAGGGTTGTTATCATACTGAGGATGCATAAGTTAATCAGATTTTTGAGGTTTTGTCTCGAGCAATGCAAGTTAATTATAGAATCTGCTGACTCGTGTTAGTTCAGTGCTGACACAAGTACTTCTGTAGTGCTGAATGAGTAGTATATTTGTTTGCAAGAAATTGTTAATGTTGGCCTGTAAGTTTTGACTCACCAAAAATATTTCCATGGTTCCAAGTATGTACATAGAACCTGCAAATGTGGTGCCCAGGTAGGAACACAAACCCACTGCTCCTCCAAACTCTGGGCCTAATGCCCTGGAGATCATGTAGTATGAACCACCAGCTAAAGTGGGAAGAGAAGAGAATCAAGTGACTTAAAGTAAATAtggaaacaataataataaaaataatatataaaagagtGACCTAGCAGATTGAAATCATACCAGGCACTACACCATTAGTTGCAATGGCACTCATTGAAATTGCAGTCAGCATGGTCTAGAAATAGGAAAAAAGACAgatgtaaaacatatttatttatttttattattacaatactaaatatttagttaaatatgaGTGGAAAATATATGATCAAAAAACCTATAAGAATACCTCATATGGCCATCCCAAAGACAAACCTGCCTGTATGAATGCTTGCTGCAGGGTTatcttgaatttttaatttagtttttatttttattggcaatttgtttgagttttttgttAGAGTTCACCTTTAGTTATTATTGCAGAGCTTTCcagttttacttttaatatttaagagGGCTGCCAAAGTTACTGTTCAAACTGgtatcttttaaaaatgcataacatCTGTGTGGATGAATGTGGTTCCCTATCTGTTGGTCCCTATGAGTTATGTTGTGACGACGTTAGGGGACATTTGGGGTCTAATGTCATcacgacataacgtctccgttccttccatcagggaacaagggttatgAACATAACCGATACATTAGTAGACCAGTGTACACAGAACAATCTTATCACAAAGTGTTTGCACAAAGTTTGAAGCACATAGTTATCTAGAATGTCACTGCATTCTGTAGAATCACTGGAATCTGATAATTATCCAAGCCAGATCTGATAATTATAAGGAAGTGTTTACATACCTTTGGCCATGCCAAGTTTTTCTGTTTGCgtgacaaaactgacaaaaatgcatttttggatTGAACTGATTGGAAAACAAATGGCTTTTATTGTGTCTTTTCACACCTGGAAACACTAGTGAACTATAAGTTAGAGAGtcaaaaaaaagtgcttttatattgaaaatggggaaaaaactCACGCAAGAGCAGCACATAAAGACGATAGCAAGGGCATCCATGATTCCCGCGGTACCAACTATCCATGTGAGCCGCAGGAAAAGAATCACACCCAGAATGTTCTGCATGCAGGGCAGGAACACACCTATAAATGTGCCCATCTGAGGGCCCCTAACAGATTGACACATAAAACGAAAACATTTAAGTTATGTTGGACAAACTGAGATACCTGCAAAATGTCTGCAGAAGCTGTGAATTCAATGCATGTTTTAATCATCTTCAATCATGTTTTAAGTCTTTTAATCATCTCAGTGCGAGTCATATTGGAGACTCACATTTACGGGGACCCTCTGAATCCCATCCTCACTCTCTGCCTTCTCATGCTCGATGACCCCCTGGGTTATGTTGGTGTAGTTGGCTAGTTTGTTGAGGAGGGATGATACCATAGGTGTGCTGTCAATTTCATCCTGTGAGTAAAGAGGaactaaataatttaatacatacagCATTGCATCGTAATTTAGAGACACGATATAAATAAGGTGAAGTATTTTATCTGAACATAAAGTTCTCAACAGTGATAGCtgatgcacaaagaaaaaaagggtTTGCTTTAAGCAGTTTGTCACCTCATAGAGAGCCATATTAATGCCGTAAATGCTGTCATCATGATCTGTACTGATTAATGAGCAGGTTTCTCTGGGAGTCTCGTCACCTGGCGAATGAGAGAAAACACAAATATGGTTTAAATCACAGACAGGTTGATTTTTAGTTTAAAGGCTAGAATACGCTACATCATGTCATCAATTGCAAATCAGGTCAAAAATCTCTGCAAAATGCATGTAACGTATTTAGTATTAATTAGAGCTTTAACCATTTTTTTCCCCCGCTCAGTGTTGTTAGCTTTGGACCAGACATAAggtgtacaaaaaataaaataaaaattataataataaaagtaaaaacattaagacatgtttattcttgttttgggaaaacattacaaaactcaCATTTTTAGACAAGAAATGTAACTGAACCCTTTCATTTATTAGACACTTTTGAAACAAATGAAGGGTCATGTTGTCATCTTTGAAATAACCCAAAAAGTGTTGATACAGTACTGAAATACAGTTTAATATACCATGATTGTTTGCATTCACTAAACCAATACATGCAGCAAACAAGCATGATATATTTTTCTAAAGATGATTGAGAAGGTAAAATGCAAACAGATCATCcagacaatttttttgtttgtccagAAGTCACTCGACTTGTGTTCCCCTCAAACTGTGACTCGTGATGTGGTTAACAGCTCTTTttctcagatcattctacacctgcactatagagaccatcctgacgggctgcatcactgcctggtttggaaacagcaccgctggcagcCGCAAAGCTTTggaaagggtcgtgcgaactgccagccacattgttggaggtgagcttccctccctccaggacatctacaccaggcggtgtataaggaaatcccggaggatcatcagtgactccagccatccgtcccacacactgctctctctgctgccctcaggaagatgTCTCCGCAGTATCCGATCCCacactgagggatagctttttccctcaggctatcagacttatgaacagtctgaactaatacaccctacagcatactccacaatatggtatgccacacactgcactttaactttaactttaacagttcaacactgaactatttaatacaataatctacctgctaccactggataccattcaatgcacatccataacatttctgtatccagcccacgtacactctgttgcaccttagcatattttcatgcgtatatatgtttacataatgtagaatgtgtacattctgtgtatagtgtataatgtgtagtgctaactgtttGTATGTACATactgcgtaaaatgtgtagtgctaactgtaagtatgtccaatagtacactgtgtgtactgactatatgtatgtttgtgtgtattttgctttttcacctgttgaagcctgtatggttatatgttaactgtttctgcaatttctggagcacgctcccaagaatttcactcaccaaggcacatgtgctgtggtgatgtgacaataaaagtgacttgacttgacttgatatgtTTTAAACCCTCACAAAAAAGACTGGTGAGCTGTCTACAACACAACTATGCCTAAAGGCAATAAACATATGGCATggtaaaaaagaaactgaaagatTACAAATGTATATGCAAAGgttaaataagcattttttttccagtatgtGAAATTTCAAATGCTCAGCATTAATTACAAGTTGATTTACTCTTGCCATTGTAATGATCCTTTGATGATCCAAATCAATGAGATTCAAACTCACCTAATGTCTCTACATTCAAACCTTCTTCAGACTCCATGCTGAGACAGAAACAAAGGTGTGAACGTCTCTGATGGTCTGAGCAGTTAGAACCTTTTTACcttgtcttttttgtttggttAAAAGAGGAGACACTGTGCCTCTGTACAGTCTCCTCTGATGCAAATACCTCTGTTGGACCACAGGACGGCAGCTGATTTCTGTTTTATTCCAGTTCAATAGTCTTTATTTAGTCTTCATGACATGTTGCAAGCAAGGCTAGACAAACTTCTTAGTTTTGTCAAGAAGGATGGTGATCTGTGTGGAGGGGATCAGCCTCTCTCTTTTCCAAATCTCCTATTCCTCTCATATCTgattgtctctttctttctcttcttttattCCAGTATACGTTTTATGTAGGTGCTATCAGCCTCTTCATTCCCTCTAGTTTGTCTTTTCCTCTATGAGGTTCAAAAACAACACCAGACTGGCTCTGTCCTGTATTTCAATTGTTGATTGGGGGCACTGAATGCAAGTCTTGAATGACTTGTCATCAACTTGAGGATGGGAGGGTGGATTACAGTAAAGGCTGTACTGATAGGATGTTATGGATGTGTAATGTGCGCATGCGCAGGAAATGGGCCGGAAGAGAGAGTTTTAGCAAAGTCCTATGTTACACGCACGCTGTCTCCTGTACGttcttaaactataatttaacAAAGGCTTTTTCAAAACCAGTTAGACAGCCAAAAGAGAATATGTacagaaagaaaaactgaaatccaGGTCCAGCGCACTAGACTTCATTTGTGTAActgtagaaacattttttttttgaaaaagtgaagaggggtgtgttgtgttgtgtgtttaattaattgggtgggttatgtttgtttttggtatttatttaattgtttttgtttaaatatttgttagatatgtgtttgtttggttgtttgtagTGAGTAACTACTGAATGAATGCAAGACTGAACACATTGCTGCATTGATGTACAGGTATATTGCTGCTGTTTAACAGACAGAGAAAGTTGGTTTTAACGTTGTAGTAAACTGggaaatatgctttttttataatGGTCTGTGCTGCCATTGGATCTAACTTCATGTCTCTTTCCACAGTGAGGACTGAACAATAACAGAGGAGGTTCATAAAAAACTTTCAAGGCTTCCGAAACATCCTTTTCCTGAGAATTTCCTTCTGTGTGGCTTGTAAGTTTTGTTTGTCATCCTGTGCACAGCTAATTTTGTATACAAATGATGAAATCCCAAAGGGACTAGTTTGAGATGTTTTGGAAAAACTCATAGTTTGCATGCATTTGCTGTATAAGacatgattttaaatgtataacagACTCAGCCAAATACAACTCCtactaataactgttttctttgaatacattttaaaatgccatttattcctgtgatgcaaagctgagttttcagtg
Above is a genomic segment from Cyprinus carpio isolate SPL01 chromosome A2, ASM1834038v1, whole genome shotgun sequence containing:
- the LOC109053127 gene encoding solute carrier family 12 member 7-like isoform X1, encoding MPTNFTVVPVEDTPIANADYDGEILKDEDKEEPHTAAGHYSGDETPRETCSLISTDHDDSIYGINMALYEDEIDSTPMVSSLLNKLANYTNITQGVIEHEKAESEDGIQRVPVNRGPQMGTFIGVFLPCMQNILGVILFLRLTWIVGTAGIMDALAIVFMCCSCTMLTAISMSAIATNGVVPAGGSYYMISRALGPEFGGAVGLCSYLGTTFAGSMYILGTMEIFLTYIMPNAAVFKAGTGEPNGMQNNMRIYGTCCLAIMVLVVFVGVKYVNKLALVFLSCVMLSIMAIYAGVIQSAIKPPDSQVCLLGNRMLQNSMFDKCQKTEVINNVTTPTKLWTLFCKGDLGNETCNEYFTQNNLTVIQAVPGLLSGVISDNMWAHYGKYKTIVEKEGKSSEPASDKTSEMPYVFNDITTFFTLLVGIYFPSVTGIMAGSNRSGDLRDPQRSIPTGTIMAIATTSFIYISCVVLFGACIDGVVLRDKYGESVNGSLVVATLAWPSSWVIVIGSFFSCCGAGLQSLTGAPRILQAISRDGIMPFLQVFGHSKSNGEPTWALLLTAAICEIGILIGSLDNVAPILSMFFLMCYLFVNLACAVQTLLRTPNWRPRFKFYHWSLSFLGMSLSLSLMFVSSWYYALVVILISGCIYKYIEYRGAEKEWGDGIRGLSLNAAQYALIKLEEAPPHTKNWRPQLLVLLKLDSDLGVKHPRLLSFTSQLKAGKGLTIVCSVLEGTYMAREADAKLSEKNIKAAMAKEKTKGFCHVVVSSNQRDGFSHLIQSAGLGGMKHNAVLMAWPANWKQSESNLSWKNFIETVRETTAAHQALLVAKNIDSFPTNQERLGVGTIDVWWIVHDGGLLMLLPFLLRQHKVWRRCKMRIFTVAQMDDNSIQMKKDLQMFLYHLRLDAKVEVVEMNAGDISAFTNEKTLVMEQRSQMLKQMQLSKTEREREIQSISDESRNSIRKKPCREKPTQSNKSQVPTIILDEEAQLIHDKNTKSHATLNDKAKPTSDRVHMTWTKEKLISERNRLREANMTVRDIFSMKPEWENLDQTNVRRMHTAVKLNKVVVNKSQGAQLVLLNMPGPPKNQGGDESYMEFLEVLTEGLKRVLLVRGSGREVITIYS
- the LOC109053127 gene encoding solute carrier family 12 member 7-like isoform X2, translated to MPTNFTVVPVEDTPIANADYDGEILKDEDKEEPHTAAGHYSGDETPRETCSLISTDHDDSIYGINMALYEDEIDSTPMVSSLLNKLANYTNITQGVIEHEKAESEDGIQRVPVNGPQMGTFIGVFLPCMQNILGVILFLRLTWIVGTAGIMDALAIVFMCCSCTMLTAISMSAIATNGVVPAGGSYYMISRALGPEFGGAVGLCSYLGTTFAGSMYILGTMEIFLTYIMPNAAVFKAGTGEPNGMQNNMRIYGTCCLAIMVLVVFVGVKYVNKLALVFLSCVMLSIMAIYAGVIQSAIKPPDSQVCLLGNRMLQNSMFDKCQKTEVINNVTTPTKLWTLFCKGDLGNETCNEYFTQNNLTVIQAVPGLLSGVISDNMWAHYGKYKTIVEKEGKSSEPASDKTSEMPYVFNDITTFFTLLVGIYFPSVTGIMAGSNRSGDLRDPQRSIPTGTIMAIATTSFIYISCVVLFGACIDGVVLRDKYGESVNGSLVVATLAWPSSWVIVIGSFFSCCGAGLQSLTGAPRILQAISRDGIMPFLQVFGHSKSNGEPTWALLLTAAICEIGILIGSLDNVAPILSMFFLMCYLFVNLACAVQTLLRTPNWRPRFKFYHWSLSFLGMSLSLSLMFVSSWYYALVVILISGCIYKYIEYRGAEKEWGDGIRGLSLNAAQYALIKLEEAPPHTKNWRPQLLVLLKLDSDLGVKHPRLLSFTSQLKAGKGLTIVCSVLEGTYMAREADAKLSEKNIKAAMAKEKTKGFCHVVVSSNQRDGFSHLIQSAGLGGMKHNAVLMAWPANWKQSESNLSWKNFIETVRETTAAHQALLVAKNIDSFPTNQERLGVGTIDVWWIVHDGGLLMLLPFLLRQHKVWRRCKMRIFTVAQMDDNSIQMKKDLQMFLYHLRLDAKVEVVEMNAGDISAFTNEKTLVMEQRSQMLKQMQLSKTEREREIQSISDESRNSIRKKPCREKPTQSNKSQVPTIILDEEAQLIHDKNTKSHATLNDKAKPTSDRVHMTWTKEKLISERNRLREANMTVRDIFSMKPEWENLDQTNVRRMHTAVKLNKVVVNKSQGAQLVLLNMPGPPKNQGGDESYMEFLEVLTEGLKRVLLVRGSGREVITIYS
- the LOC109053127 gene encoding solute carrier family 12 member 7-like isoform X5; protein product: MPTNFTVVPVEDTPIANADYDGEILKDEDKEEPHTAAGHYSGDETPRETCSLISTDHDDSIYGINMALYEDEIDSTPMVSSLLNKLANYTNITQGVIEHEKAESEDGIQRVPVNRGPQMGTFIGVFLPCMQNILGVILFLRLTWIVGTAGIMDALAIVFMCCSCTMLTAISMSAIATNGVVPAGGSYYMISRALGPEFGGAVGLCSYLGTTFAGSMYILGTMEIFLTYIMPNAAVFKAGTGEPNGMQNNMRIYGTCCLAIMVLVVFVGVKYVNKLALVFLSCVMLSIMAIYAGVIQSAIKPPDSQVCLLGNRMLQNSMFDKCQKTEVINNVTTPTKLWTLFCKGDLGNETCNEYFTQNNLTVIQAVPGLLSGVISDNMWAHYGKYKTIVEKEGKSSEPASDKTSEMPYVFNDITTFFTLLVGIYFPSVTGIMAGSNRSGDLRDPQRSIPTGTIMAIATTSFIYISCVVLFGACIDGVVLRDKYGESVNGSLVVATLAWPSSWVIVIGSFFSCCGAGLQSLTGAPRILQAISRDGIMPFLQVFGHSKSNGEPTWALLLTAAICEIGILIGSLDNVAPILSMFFLMCYLFVNLACAVQTLLRTPNWRPRFKFYHWSLSFLGMSLSLSLMFVSSWYYALVVILISGCIYKYIEYRGAEKEWGDGIRGLSLNAAQYALIKLEEAPPHTKNWRPQLLVLLKLDSDLGVKHPRLLSFTSQLKAGKGLTIVCSVLEGTYMAREADAKLSEKNIKAAMAKEKTKGFCHVVVSSNQRDGFSHLIQSAGLGGMKHNAVLMAWPANWKQSESNLSWKNFIETVRETTAAHQALLVAKNIDSFPTNQERLGVGTIDVWWIVHDGGLLMLLPFLLRQHKVWRRCKMRIFTVAQMDDNSIQMKKDLQMFLYHLRLDAKVEVVEMNAGDISAFTNEKTLVMEQRSQMLKQMQLSKTEREREAQLIHDKNTKSHATLNDKAKPTSDRVHMTWTKEKLISERNRLREANMTVRDIFSMKPDQTNVRRMHTAVKLNKVVVNKSQGAQLVLLNMPGPPKNQGGDESYMEFLEVLTEGLKRVLLVRGSGREVITIYS
- the LOC109053127 gene encoding solute carrier family 12 member 7-like isoform X4, which encodes MPTNFTVVPVEDTPIANADYDGEILKDEDKEEPHTAAGHYSGDETPRETCSLISTDHDDSIYGINMALYEDEIDSTPMVSSLLNKLANYTNITQGVIEHEKAESEDGIQRVPVNRGPQMGTFIGVFLPCMQNILGVILFLRLTWIVGTAGIMDALAIVFMCCSCTMLTAISMSAIATNGVVPAGGSYYMISRALGPEFGGAVGLCSYLGTTFAGSMYILGTMEIFLTYIMPNAAVFKAGTGEPNGMQNNMRIYGTCCLAIMVLVVFVGVKYVNKLALVFLSCVMLSIMAIYAGVIQSAIKPPDSQVCLLGNRMLQNSMFDKCQKTEVINNVTTPTKLWTLFCKGDLGNETCNEYFTQNNLTVIQAVPGLLSGVISDNMWAHYGKYKTIVEKEGKSSEPASDKTSEMPYVFNDITTFFTLLVGIYFPSVTGIMAGSNRSGDLRDPQRSIPTGTIMAIATTSFIYISCVVLFGACIDGVVLRDKYGESVNGSLVVATLAWPSSWVIVIGSFFSCCGAGLQSLTGAPRILQAISRDGIMPFLQVFGHSKSNGEPTWALLLTAAICEIGILIGSLDNVAPILSMFFLMCYLFVNLACAVQTLLRTPNWRPRFKFYHWSLSFLGMSLSLSLMFVSSWYYALVVILISGCIYKYIEYRGAEKEWGDGIRGLSLNAAQYALIKLEEAPPHTKNWRPQLLVLLKLDSDLGVKHPRLLSFTSQLKAGKGLTIVCSVLEGTYMAREADAKLSEKNIKAAMAKEKTKGFCHVVVSSNQRDGFSHLIQSAGLGGMKHNAVLMAWPANWKQSESNLSWKNFIETVRETTAAHQALLVAKNIDSFPTNQERLGVGTIDVWWIVHDGGLLMLLPFLLRQHKVWRRCKMRIFTVAQMDDNSIQMKKDLQMFLYHLRLDAKVEVVEMNAGDISAFTNEKTLVMEQRSQMLKQMQLSKTEREREAQLIHDKNTKSHATLNDKAKPTSDRVHMTWTKEKLISERNRLREANMTVRDIFSMKPEWENLDQTNVRRMHTAVKLNKVVVNKSQGAQLVLLNMPGPPKNQGGDESYMEFLEVLTEGLKRVLLVRGSGREVITIYS